The Chryseolinea soli nucleotide sequence TCTTCGATGAGCAGGTCGTCCTGCGATACATACCCGATGACGCCGTGTATTTTATCTTTCTGAAGGTTGATGTCGAAGCCGTTGATGAGGATCTGGCCCTTGGTGGGTTTCACCAGGCCGGCCATGACGTTGAGCAGCGTGGTCTTGCCTGCGCCGCTGGCCCCCATGATGCCGATGAGTTTGCCGGGGCCTTCGGAGATCATCACATTTCTGAGCCCGATGCCGCCGCTGGCGAACTTCAGCTCTTCGATGTTCACGTTGAAGCTGAGCTTGGTGGTCTTGAGTTCTTCGTTGAAGTTGGCCACGAGGTCGCTATAGTACAGTGCGTCGCCGGCCTGGGTCTTGATGGTGCTGCCGTGTGAGAAGAGGTACACGCGGTTGGAGGGCATGGGGAATCCATTCAGCGTATTGGATTCTTCACCGAGGTACTTCACAAAATACATGTCCACACCGCGTACGCGCATAAAGATGAGACTGCCCTCGATGTGGCCGTGTACGTGTTTGTAGAGCTTGCCTTCATCGGCTTTGTCGGCTTTGTCCAGCAAGAGGATGTCGGCAAAGTTGAGGGACTTGGCGTCTTCGGAAATGACGAAATTTTCGATGAGTTGGTATTCGTCTTGTACGATGTTAAACACGGTGGAGGCCGTGTTGATGATCTCCATCCGTTGGGGTGTGAAGTTCTTGTCGGTGCTGACCAGCTCGAGCAGCTTGATCACCACGACTACCTTTTGTTTTTGCGTGAGGGTCTTGTTGATCTTCTTGCAAATACCCAGGGTCTTTACCGAATCTTTTACCGAAGTAAGTTTGGACTTGCCTTCTTCTTCCTCTTTGCCAAAGCCGGAGTATTGGTCGTAGAGTTCGAGGTATTCTTTGACAGAATCCTGGTCCAGTTCCGTTTGAAAGAAGTTGATGACGAATTGACGTTCACGAACGGTGACCCCGCCGTCTTGTTTTGTGATGATGCCAAAAAGTTGGGTGAGGGCCTTGAGTATTTCTTCACTCATAGATAGCGAGTTGGACTATAAAGGTAATAAAAAAATATCGGTTACCAGCCTATAGAATCCGTGCGAGGAAGTTCTAGAAATGGCCAGTAACCGATTAATTATGAAGGGCTTAACTCAGTAGGTTTTGAACTCGAAGGGGATCTCCACCAACTCGGAAAACTCTTGGCCGGCTTCTTCCATATCCTCGTCGTCTTCATGGAAATACCAGAGTATTTTCATGCCTTTGATGTCTTCCAGCGCGGAGAGCACATCGAGGATGAGTTTAGACGATGCGGTGTTGAAGTACTCCAGTTTGAAGACAAAATCCGTGGAAGGGTTGGACTCGCCACCATACGCTTCTATCCATTCCAATACCGGGCGATAGAACTCGGCGGAGTCTTCGGGCAATGAACGACCGGAGATTTCGAATATGCCATTCTTTTTATCGAGGATTATCTTTGGGGTGTCTTCCGTTCCTTCAAGATTTAAAATTTCCATGGTATCAATCTATTTTAAGTGGTTCATCAATTTATTCGTTGTCGCGGGGTACGTTCACCTTCAGGCAAAAGAAGCAATAGTCGGCATTCATTTCGGGGAACTCGAATTCGAGTTTACCGCCAGACTTCCGGGCCATATCCACAAACCCTAATCCTGCACCACCTTTGTCGGAGATGGTGGTGTTCTTAATGATCTCCTTGTACAACTCCTTTAGTCCATCCTTATCCAACCCGTTGATCTGTTCCAGGTTTTTCTTAAGCTTGGGCACGTTGGTTTTTTGAACGGGGTTACCCGACATGATGCTGTAACGGTTAGCCTCTTTGCCGATCAGGAAGATGGCGGCATGACTGCGCACCTGTCCGTCGACCAGTTCATCGCTATGCTTCACAATATTTTGCAGCGCCTCGACCATTACATTGAACACCTTGCGCTTGATGCTGGATTCTTCCCCTGAAGAATCGAGGTTTCGCTCGGCCATGGACAGTATGGATTTGGTGCTCTCCTGGGTGAAATCACCCTGATACACCAGAATCAGTTTCTGCGACATCATGGTGCGGTGCAGGTCATAAATAAAATTCATGCTTCAGAAGATTAGATGATTAAGTTTGTGGTTCACTAAGATATACGTTTTATCCTTTAAAACCTTCCGGCACTACACCGGAGAGGGTGTTCGTGTTAAAATTTAATACCGATCAGCAGTACGTCGTCCGTCTGTTTGGTGTCGCCGCGCCAGCCTTCCCATTGCTCGTCAAACGTGTTCATCGCGGTTTGCATGGGCAGCTTGTGAACCTGCTCGATGATCTCGCGGGTGCGCTTCGGACCGAACTTGCGGCCTTCCGTGCCTCCGAACTGATCGGGGAACCCGTCTGAACTAAAGTAAATGGAATCCCCTTTCTCGAGTTTGATCTTTGTATTGGTAAAGTTAGTCTGGTTCTTAAAAATACCGCCTCCAATGGGGAATTTATTTCCCTTAACCTCGTCCATCACACCGTTCTTCATGATGTAAAGCGGGCGGTGCGCCCCGGCATATTCCACCTCGCCGGCGGCCATATTGATCTTACACAGGGCGATGTCCATACCGTCCTTGGTGGTGGCATCCTCATCCTGACGTAGGGTGGTCGTTACGCCTTCGTCCAGCAAGTCCAGGATCTTGCCCGGCTCGGTGATCTTCCGGCTTCGTACGATATCGTTCAGCAGGAAGTAGCCGATCAACGACAACAAGGCTCCAGGCACGCCGTGTCCGGTACAGTCTACGGCCGCGATAAAGATATCGTCCTTGATCTGCACGAACCAGGGGAAGTCTCCGCTCACCACGTCACGGGGTTTGTACAGGATAAAGGAATCGGGCAGCGCTTTGTTGATCACCCTGGAGTTAGGCAGGATGGCATTCTGGATGCGCTTGGCATAGTTTATACTTTCCGTGATCTTCTTGTTCTTGTTCTGAATTTCCAACTCGATCATCTTCCGCTCCGTGATGTCGTGCGACACCACCAGCACCGACTCCAGCTTGTTGCTTTCGTCGAACTCGGGGATGGCGTTTACCTGCATCACCCGCTTGCCCATTTCGGAGGCAAAGTCCATTTCGGCGGAGGCCTTTTCGTTGGTGTTGTTCACTTCTTCCACCACCTTCAACCAGCCTTCCAGGATCGAGCTGTCGAGCTCTACTTCCTTCACTTTCTGGTTGAGGAACGACGCCGGTTTCTTGCCGGTGTATTCCTCGATAACGGGGTTGATATACGAGATCGATTCGCCTTCCAAACGCGTGATCAAGTCAAGCGAGTTTTCCGACAAGGCCTGCATCTTGCTTCGCATCCGTTGCTCCTGTTCCGCCCTTCTGCGTTCGGTGATGTCGCGCGAGTTGAGGATGAAGCCGTGGATGGCCTGGTTGGACATCAGGTTCCGGCCCGTG carries:
- a CDS encoding DUF1987 domain-containing protein is translated as MEILNLEGTEDTPKIILDKKNGIFEISGRSLPEDSAEFYRPVLEWIEAYGGESNPSTDFVFKLEYFNTASSKLILDVLSALEDIKGMKILWYFHEDDEDMEEAGQEFSELVEIPFEFKTY
- a CDS encoding SiaB family protein kinase translates to MNFIYDLHRTMMSQKLILVYQGDFTQESTKSILSMAERNLDSSGEESSIKRKVFNVMVEALQNIVKHSDELVDGQVRSHAAIFLIGKEANRYSIMSGNPVQKTNVPKLKKNLEQINGLDKDGLKELYKEIIKNTTISDKGGAGLGFVDMARKSGGKLEFEFPEMNADYCFFCLKVNVPRDNE